The DNA window CGGCCTGCTTCCCGCGACGGCTTGGGGCGCTGGACTTGATGCGGGAATTATGCGCGATTCAACCGGCAACTGGGAACCGGGAACTGCGAACTGCCTACGCCGGCACCATGCGCATCGACAGGTCCACCGCCGGGGGCGAGTGCGTGAGCGCGCCCACGGAGATGTAGTCCACCCCGGTCTCGGCGTAGGCGCGCACGTTCTCCAGGTTGATGCCGCCGGAGCACTCCACCGGGACGCGGCGAGTGTGGGCGCGCACGCGCTCCACCGCCTTCTTCACGTCCTCGGCCGCCATGTTGTCGAGCAGGACGGCCTCGGCGCCGTGGGCCAGCGCCTCTTCGAGTTCCGCCAGCGAGCGCACCTCGATCTCCAGGGGCTGATCGCCGCGGCGGTTGTGATGAGCGAGCTCCAGGGCGCGCGCGATGCCGCCGGCCAGCGCGATGTGGTTGTTCTTGATGAGCACGCCGTCGGAGAGGTCGAGGCGGTGGTTCTGTCCGCCGCCGCAGCGCACCGCGTACTTGTCGAGCACACGCAGCCCGGGGACGGTCTTGCGCGTGTCCAGGATGCGCGCGTGCGTGCCCGCGACCGCGTCCACGAACTTGCGCGTGAGCGTGGCGATGCCGCTCAGCCGCTGTAGCACGTTCAGGATCACCCGCTCGCAGGAGAGGATGACGCGGGCGTTGTGCTGGATGACCGCGATGCTCTGCCCCTTGTGCAGGCGCACCCCGTCGAAGATCTCGGGATGGCTGGTGACCTCGGGATGCGCGGTCACGGTGCCGTCCAGGCGGGCGAAGGCGTCGAGGATGCCCTCGATGGCGCCCTGCCCGGAGAGCACGCACTCCTGCTTGGCCAGGATGGTGGCGGTGGCGCGCTGCCGCGGATCGATGCAGGCGTACGAGGTGGCATCGCGCGTGGCGCTGTCTTCCTTGAGCGCGCTTTCCAGGATGGCGGCGATGCGCCGGCTGTGCCAGTCCATAGAACCAGTCGTTGGTCGTTAGTCGTTGGTCGTTGGCCGAGTTCTCAGTTCCCGGTTGCAGTTCCCAGTTCTTGTCTTTGAAACCTTGAAACTCTGAGACCTTGAAACCTTGCTAATCCGCTCCCAGCCCGCGCAAGGCCGCGCGCGCCTTCTCGATCAGGACCTCCAGCTCGGCGGCGCGCTTCTTGATCCCCTCCACCACCTTGGCCGGGGCCTTGGCCAGGAACTGCTGGTTGCCCAGTTGCCGCCGGGCGTTGGCCAATTCGCCTTCCAGCTTGCCCAGCTCCTTCTCGAGGCGCTCGCGCTCGGCGGCCTTGTCGATCTTCTTCTCGTAGACCACGGCCACGTCGAAGCGCGCGGTGGAGCGCGCGTGCGCCGCCTTGGCCAGCGACTCCTCGACAAAGCTTACACCCTCCACCCCCGCCAGCTTCTCGATGGCCTCGCGGTTCTGCTCCAGCAGCGTGCGGACATCGGCGGCGGCGTGCACCCGGATGGGCAGGCGCGCCTTGGGCTCCACCTTCAATTCGGCGCGCAGGTTGCGCACACTCACGATCAGGTCCTGCAGGACGGCCATCTCGGTCTCGGCGGCGGGGTCGATCGCCGTGGCATCGCCCTCAGGATAGGCAGCCAGCGCGATGGACTTGAGCGGCGGCTTGCCGTCGTAGAGCGCGTGCCAGATCTCCTCGGTCAGGAAGGGCATGAAGGGCGAGAGCAGGCGCAGCGCCGCCTCGAACAGGCCCAGCAAGTTGCCGAAGGCGGTGCGCACCGCCTCGCGCCCGGCGCCGTTCCCCGGCGCCAGCCGCAGCTTCACCATCTCGATGTACCAGTCGCAGAACTCGCCCCAGAAGAAGCCGTAGACGGTGTTGGCGGCCTCGTGGAAGCGGAAGGTGCCGAGCGCTTCGTGCACCTCGCGCGCCACCGCGTGGAAGCGCGAGAGGATCCAGCGGTCTTCGAGGGTGCGAGCCTCGAAGCCGGCGACCCCCGTACCTGGCGCGAGCTTCTGAAACTCCTTGAGCGACCACACCCCCGCCTGCTCGGCCCGGTCCACGTTCAGGAAGAGGAAGCGGGCGGCATTCCAGATCTTGTTGGCGAAGGCGCGGTAGCCCTCGGTGCGGCTCTCGTTGAAAGCGATGTCGGTGCCGGGGGCGGCCATGGCCGCCAGCGTGAAGCGGGTGGCGTCGGTGCCGTACTTCTCGATCACCTCGATGGGATCGAGCACGTTGCCCTTGGTCTTCGACATCTTCTGCCGCTCGGCGTCGCGCACCAGGGCGTGGATGTACACCTGGCGGAAGGGCACGGTGTCGTCCTGGCGCTCCCTCCAGCCGGAGGCCTGCTTGATGGCCGCGTCCTGGCGGTGCCCGTCCATGAAGTGGCAGCCGAACATGATCATGCGCGCCACCCACAGGAAGAGGATCTCGTAGGCGGTGAGCAGCAGCGAGCCGGGATAGAAGACCTCCTGGTCGCGCGTCTTCTCCGGCCAGCCCAGAGTCGTGAAAGGCACCAGGCCGGAGCTGAACCAGGTGTCGAGCACGTCGGGATCCTGCTCCACTTTGCCGCCGCACTTGGGACAGTGCGGCGGATCTTCCCGCGCCACCGTGATCTCGCCGCAGGCGCAGTGCCATGCCGGGATGCGATGTCCCCACCACAACTGGCGCGAGATGCACCAGTCGCGGATGTTGGTCATCCAGTTCATGTAGATGGTCTTGTAGTTCTCGGGGAAGATGGTCACCTCGCCGCGCTCCACCACCTCGATGGCGCGCGCTGCCAGGCTGGGGCGTCCATCCCTGGTCTTCTTGGTGACCGCCAT is part of the Terriglobales bacterium genome and encodes:
- the nadC gene encoding carboxylating nicotinate-nucleotide diphosphorylase is translated as MDWHSRRIAAILESALKEDSATRDATSYACIDPRQRATATILAKQECVLSGQGAIEGILDAFARLDGTVTAHPEVTSHPEIFDGVRLHKGQSIAVIQHNARVILSCERVILNVLQRLSGIATLTRKFVDAVAGTHARILDTRKTVPGLRVLDKYAVRCGGGQNHRLDLSDGVLIKNNHIALAGGIARALELAHHNRRGDQPLEIEVRSLAELEEALAHGAEAVLLDNMAAEDVKKAVERVRAHTRRVPVECSGGINLENVRAYAETGVDYISVGALTHSPPAVDLSMRMVPA
- a CDS encoding valine--tRNA ligase yields the protein MPHELPKAYDPGAIEARWAEYWVEEKLFAAPTPPAGSPRPVYMLQLPPPNVTGRLHMGHMLNQTQMDILVRWHRMRGFLALWLPGTDHASIATHMMVERQLAEEGLDRRTLGREKFLERAWEWKRHYGGAILEQMKRLGASVDWSRTYFTMDENLSRAVREVFVRLYEEGLIYRGQYIVNWCPRCMTAISDLEVVHEETQGKLYEIKYPVVGTQEFITVATTRPETMLGDTAVAVHPKDARYQHLHGKKVMLPLMEREIPIILDELANPEFGTGAVKVTPAHDANDFQAGLRHHLPLIDIMDETAHLNQNAGRYAGLSRHAARERVLADLDGKGLLGGVKDYVVPLGKCDRCKTVVEPRLSMQWFMAVTKKTRDGRPSLAARAIEVVERGEVTIFPENYKTIYMNWMTNIRDWCISRQLWWGHRIPAWHCACGEITVAREDPPHCPKCGGKVEQDPDVLDTWFSSGLVPFTTLGWPEKTRDQEVFYPGSLLLTAYEILFLWVARMIMFGCHFMDGHRQDAAIKQASGWRERQDDTVPFRQVYIHALVRDAERQKMSKTKGNVLDPIEVIEKYGTDATRFTLAAMAAPGTDIAFNESRTEGYRAFANKIWNAARFLFLNVDRAEQAGVWSLKEFQKLAPGTGVAGFEARTLEDRWILSRFHAVAREVHEALGTFRFHEAANTVYGFFWGEFCDWYIEMVKLRLAPGNGAGREAVRTAFGNLLGLFEAALRLLSPFMPFLTEEIWHALYDGKPPLKSIALAAYPEGDATAIDPAAETEMAVLQDLIVSVRNLRAELKVEPKARLPIRVHAAADVRTLLEQNREAIEKLAGVEGVSFVEESLAKAAHARSTARFDVAVVYEKKIDKAAERERLEKELGKLEGELANARRQLGNQQFLAKAPAKVVEGIKKRAAELEVLIEKARAALRGLGAD